One window from the genome of Cricetulus griseus strain 17A/GY chromosome 2, alternate assembly CriGri-PICRH-1.0, whole genome shotgun sequence encodes:
- the Gpr84 gene encoding G-protein coupled receptor 84, whose translation MWNTSDVNFSCYHESVLGYRYFAVIWGVVVAVTGTVGNVLTLLALVIRPKLRTRFNLLIANLTLADLLYCTLLQPFSVDTYLHLHWRTGAIFCRIFGLLLFTSNSVSILTLCLIALGRYLLIAHPKLFPRVFSAKGIVLALVGSWIVGVASFAPLWRVFVLVPVVCTCSFDRIRGRPYTTILMGIFFVLGLSSVGVFYCLIHRQVKRAARALDQYGLQRANIRSHQVAGTNEAMPGHFQELDSGLASRGPSEGISSEPASASTTQTLEGDSSEARVQDTKKTAQHIAERGLPEAHCRGREAAGARRAPDAPSDFGKVTRMCFAVFLCFVLSYIPFMLLNILDARGRAPRVVHMVAANLTWLNSCINPVLYAAMNRQFRHAYGFILKRGPQSFRRFR comes from the coding sequence ATGTGGAACACCTCGGATGTCAACTTCTCCTGTTACCATGAGTCCGTGTTGGGCTATCGTTACTTTGCAGTTATCTGGGGCGTGGTAGTGGCTGTGACAGGCACCGTGGGCAATGTGCTCACCCTGCTGGCATTGGTCATCCGTCCTAAGCTCCGAACCCGCTTCAACCTGCTCATTGCCAACCTCACCCTGGCTGATCTACTCTATTGCACGCTCCTGCAGCCTTTCTCCGTGGACACATACCTCCACCTCCACTGGCGCACAGGCGCCATCTTCTGCAGAATATTTGGGCTCCTCCTCTTTACTTCCAATTCTGTCTCCATTCTCACCCTCTGTCTCATTGCTCTAGGACGCTACCTCCTCATTGCCCACCCTAAGCTCTTTCCCCGGGTTTTCAGTGCCAAAGGAATTGTGCTGGCACTGGTGGGCAGCTGGATTGTGGGGGTGGCAAGCTTTGCCCCACTCTGGCGTGTGTTTGTCTTGGTGCCGGTGGTCTGCACCTGTAGCTTTGACCGCATACGAGGCCGGCCTTACACCACCATCCTCATGGGCATCTTCTTTGTGCTCGGACTCAGCAGTGTGGGTGTCTTCTACTGCCTCATCCACCGCCAAGTGAAGCGTGCGGCTCGAGCGCTAGACCAGTACGGGCTGCAGCGGGCCAACATCCGCTCTCATCAGGTGGCCGGGACAAATGAGGCCATGCCTGGCCACTTCCAGGAGCTAGACAGCGGGCTTGCCTCAAGAGGGCCCAGCGAGGGGATTTCATCTGAGCCAGCCAGTGCTTCGACCACGCAGACCCTGGAAGGGGACTCCTCAGAAGCGCGGGTCCAGGACACTAAAAAGACAGCCCAGCATATTGCAGAGAGAGGCCTTCCTGAAGCGCATTGCAGGGGCCGGGAAGCTGCAGGAGCGCGCAGAGCCCCGGATGCCCCATCGGACTTCGGGAAGGTGACGCGCATGTGCTTCGCGGTGTTCCTCTGCTTCGTCCTCAGTTACATCCCCTTCATGCTGCTCAACATTTTGGACGCCAGGGGCCGCGCTCCGCGGGTAGTGCACATGGTGGCTGCCAACCTCACCTGGCTCAACAGCTGCATCAACCCCGTGCTCTATGCAGCCATGAACCGCCAGTTCCGCCACGCATATGGCTTCATTCTGAAACGCGGTCCACAGAGTTTCCGTCGGTTCCGTTAG